One genomic window of Arachis stenosperma cultivar V10309 chromosome 10, arast.V10309.gnm1.PFL2, whole genome shotgun sequence includes the following:
- the LOC130955384 gene encoding uncharacterized protein LOC130955384, giving the protein MGGLFFLYGQGGCGKIFLWSTISCSIRSKGGKSYYKVNIQAKAKLITWDEAPMISKYCYEALDKCLRDILRCSDSYNAHLPFGSKVVVLGGDFRQILPVISRGSRQDIIQSSINSSYLWHNCKVLKLTKNMRLSLGENNNIKELRNFAEWLLKIGDGLAGDTTDGESIVHIPSDILIKNSETALDDLIDFVYPNMLSNLSVENYFKDRAILAPTLDFCVTDVNNKMTAGLPGQERAYLSSDSVCVEEGNMEFELDAFSPEILNGINCSGLPPHKLVLKVGAPVMLLWNIDQTNGLCNGTRMQVRRIGNHVIECKILTGNKAGSIVLILRLNLIPNNETLPVRVTSKDGLRVLLQDHGHLEDNCTMNVNFAISNFNVDIVK; this is encoded by the exons ATGGGTGGACTTTTCTTCTTATACGGTCAAGGTGGTTgtggaaaaatatttttatggtcAACTATATCATGCTCAATTAGGTCTAAAGGAG GAAAGTCCTATTACAAGGTTAATATCCAAGCTAAGGCCAAATTAATCACATGGGATGAAGCTCCAATGATAAGTAAGTATTGTTACGAAGCTTTAGATAAATGCCTCAGAGACATCTTAAGATGCTCAGATTCGTATAATGCTCATTTGCCATTTGGAAGTAAAGTTGTTGTTCTCGGAGGAGATTTTAGACAAATTTTACCTGTGATTTCCAGAGGCTCAAGGCAAGATATAATTCAGTCTTCTATTAATTCTTCATATTTGTGGCATAACTGTAAGGTTTTGAAGCTTACAAAAAATATGAGATTGTCACTAGGTGAAAACAACAACATAAAAGAACTCAGAAATTTTGCagaatggctactcaaaattgGTGATGGTTTGGCTGGTGATACAACAGATGGTGAATCGATCGTTCATATACCATCTGACATTTTGATTAAGAACTCTGAGACAGCTTTGGATGACCTCATTGATTTCGTATATCCAAATATGTTATCCAATTTATCCGTTGAAAATTATTTCAAGGATAGAGCAATTCTTGCACCAACTTTAGATTTTTGTGTCACTGATGTCAACAACAAGATGACTGCAGGACTACCTGGACAAGAAAGAGCCTACTTAAGTTCAGACTCTGTGTGTGTTGAAGAGGGAAATATGGAATTTGAGTTAGATGCTTTCTCGCCGGAGATTCTAAATGGAATAAATTGTTCAGGTCTACCACCACACAAGTTGGTTCTGAAGGTTGGCGCTCCTGTTATGTTGCTGTGGAATATAGACCAAACTAATGGTTTGTGCAATGGCACGAGGATGCAAGTTAGAAGAATAGGAAATCATGTGATAGAATGCAAGATTTTAACTGGTAACAAAGCTGGAAGTATTGTTCTTATCCTAAGACTGAATCTAATTCCAAATAATGAAACATTGCCGGTCAG GGTAACGAGTAAAGATGGTCTGCGAGTGCTGTTGCAAGATCATGGACACTTGGAAGATAACTGCACGATGAATGTG AACTTCGCCATTTCAAATTTCAATGTTGATATCGTTAAATAA
- the LOC130955385 gene encoding pentatricopeptide repeat-containing protein At5g59600-like, giving the protein MKNCQFGKLQWSPREFALFLQKCLKAKGLRAGMQVHATLLTSGTNMNTFSLSSKLLAMYAGCGDLKSARLLFTKIENPNVFSFNWMVLGLAYNGYYDDALWYFRWMRQLGHLGNQFTFPIVLKACVGLMDVNKGMQVHAMTCVMGFQDDVSVANALIDMYCKCRLVSYACQVFDIMPVRDVASWTSMICGFCNSGKIEEALVLFERMKLDGLEPNEFTWNVMIGAYARSKDTSKAFGFADRMKKEGFVPDLVAWNALISGFVQNHKDMEALKLFREMLNSGIQPNQVTIAALLPACGSSGYIIWGREIHGFILRKGFDFNVFIASALIDMYSKCGNLKDAQNVFDSIPNKNVASWNAMIDCYGKYGMINSSLELFRKLQEQGLQPNEVTFTCLLSACSHSGSVQKGLEIFRLMKEHYGIEATLQHYACVVDLFCRSGKTVEAYEFLKTMPMQMTESIAGAFLNGCNIHGRSDLAKLMADELMKIQLKGPVGFVTLSNIYAADGEWDQVGNLRKVMKEKNVHKSPGFSWLEKPGETLAM; this is encoded by the coding sequence ATGAAAAACTGCCAATTTGGAAAGTTGCAATGGTCTCCTCGTGAATTTGCTTTGTTTCTGCAAAAATGCTTGAAGGCCAAAGGCTTGAGAGCTGGCATGCAGGTCCATGCCACGTTGCTCACTTCTGGAACCAACATGAACACTTTCTCTCTGAGTTCAAAGCTTCTTGCTATGTATGCTGGTTGTGGTGATCTTAAATCAGCAAGGCTTTTGTTCACAAAAATTGAGAACCCAAATGTCTTTTCTTTCAATTGGATGGTTCTTGGTTTGGCCTATAACGGTTACTATGATGATGCACTTTGGTACTTTCGTTGGATGCGTCAGCTTGGTCACTTGGGCAACCAGTTCACCTTTCCCATTGTTCTTAAGGCCTGCGTTGGGTTAATGGATGTGAACAAGGGGATGCAGGTTCATGCCATGACTTGTGTGATGGGTTTTCAAGATGATGTCTCTGTTGCCAATGCTCTCATAGATATGTATTGTAAATGTAGACTGGTTTCTTATGCCTGCCAAGTGTTTGATATAATGCCTGTGAGAGATGTTGCCTCATGGACATCGATGATTTGTGGGTTTTGTAACTCAGGGAAGATTGAGGAGGCGTTGGTGTTGTTTGAGAGGATGAAGTTGGATGGATTGGAGCCAAATGAGTTCACGTGGAATGTTATGATCGGTGCATATGCTCGATCGAAGGATACCAGCAAGGCTTTTGGTTTCGCTGATAGAATGAAGAAAGAGGGGTTTGTTCCTGATCTGGTTGCGTGGAATGCATTGATTTCTGGCTTTGTGCAGAATCATAAAGACATGGAAGCATTGAAGTTGTTTCGGGAGATGCTAAATTCAGGGATTCAACCTAATCAAGTAACTATTGCAGCACTGCTTCCTGCATGTGGATCATCAGGTTATATTATATGGGGAAGAGAAATTCATGGATTTATACTAAGGAAGGGGTTTGATTTCAATGTTTTCATTGCAAGTGCTCTTATTGACATGTACTCAAAATGTGGGAATTTAAAAGATGCTCAGAATGTATTTGACAGCATTCCGAATAAGAATGTTGCATCATGGAATGCAATGATTGATTGCTATGGAAAATATGGGATGATTAATTCCTCCTTGGAGCTGTTTAGAAAATTGCAAGAGCAAGGTTTGCAGCCAAATGAAGTTACTTTTACATGTCTTCTTTCAGCATGCAGCCATAGTGGTTCAGTGCAAAAAGGCTTAGAGATATTTAGATTAATGAAAGAACATTACGGGATTGAGGCAACCTTGCAGCATTATGCTTGTGTTGTTGATCTCTTCTGTCGCTCTGGAAAGACAGTTGAAGCATACGAATTTCTCAAGACGATGCCAATGCAAATGACAGAATCAATTGCGGGAGCTTTTCTGAATGGGTGCAATATCCATGGAAGAAGTGATTTAGCGAAATTGATGGCGGACGAACTAATGAAAATACAGCTAAAAGGACCTGTTGGCTTTGTAACACTATCTAATATTTATGCAGCAGATGGTGAGTGGGATCAGGTTGGAAACTTGAGGAAGGTCATGAAGGAGAAAAATGTTCACAAGAGTCCTGGTTTTAGTTGGCTTGAAAAGCCAGGTGAGACTCTTGCCATGTGA